A window of Salifodinibacter halophilus genomic DNA:
GTTCTCCATCACCTGCTTGAGCCGCGCCAGCCCCTGCTCGTAATCCTTGCCGACCATCTTCTCCATCACCAGGCCGATCCAACGCGCCATCAGGTTGTAGCCGTGGTCGCTGTCCAGCGCCCAGGTCAGCTTGGTGCCCTCGCCTTCGGCGGCGAGGGTGTAGGTCGCGGTGGCCTGGCTGCCGTCGAAGTCCAGCGCGACCGCGATCCGGCTCTGCGGCACCGACTCGGCGATGCGCTGGCTGCCGCGGCCGACCCGCTTGCCCTCCCAGGCCATGCCCGCGCCGACGCCGGACTCCGGTCCGCTGTAGCTGTACTTGGCGTCGGGCTCGAG
This region includes:
- a CDS encoding SRPBCC family protein, whose protein sequence is LEPDAKYSYSGPESGVGAGMAWEGKRVGRGSQRIAESVPQSRIAVALDFDGSQATATYTLAAEGEGTKLTWALDSDHGYNLMARWIGLVMEKMVGKDYEQGLARLKQVMEN